The following DNA comes from Microbacterium wangchenii.
GGCGTCATGAACGACCTCGGGATGCACACGTGGCACGTCCCGCTGCGCCTGGGCTGGGTGCCCGAGCGGCTCGTGGGCGTCCTGCAGGACATCGTCACCGAGCGCCCCGGCCCCGACGGGACGCCCGTGCCATGCGACACGTGGGACAACGCCGTCATCCACAGCTGGACCACCCACGACGGTGCGCCCTTCGTGCTGACCACCGAAACGAAGCGCATCGCGCCGGGTGAGAAGAACACGTGGGAGTTCGAGGCCATCGGCATGGACGGCGGGGTGCGCTTCAGCACGAAGAACCCGAAGTCGGTCGAGGTGTTCGCCGTCGTCGATGTTCCGGGCGTCGGCCGGGAGCAGAGCTGGCAACGCATCGACGCGGGCAGCCAGGCCGTGTGGCCCACCGTCACGGGAGCGAACTTCGAAACCGGTTTCTCCGACTCGATCCTGCAGATGTGGGCCGCCTTCCTCGCGGAGTTCGCCGGCGAGCTGGGCGAGCGTTTTGGGACGGTCCGGCCCGAGGAGGCCGCGCTCACTCACCGCATCTTCTCCGCGGCGATCGCGTCGCACGAGCAGGCCACCCTGGTTCCTCTGGAGCGGTGATCCGCGGCAGCGGCGCGCAGCATCCGTAGGATCGACGCGACCACGACGCAGGAAGGCACCGGATGCGCAAGAGCGGCCGCCCCACCATGGTGGATGTCGCCGCCGACGCCGGCGTCAGCCTGAAGACCGTCTCCCGTGTCATCAACGGCCAGCCCAACGTCGACGCGGCCCTCATC
Coding sequences within:
- a CDS encoding Gfo/Idh/MocA family protein, with translation MTAPRRVNVGIVGAGLMGREIAAALRRWPALIDHPVDPQLVAVCDINPAAMEWFDRIDTVRLKTTDYHELLADPDVDVVYIAVRHDLHEQLYVDTIRAGKALLAEKPFGIDGAAADAVLRAIDEAPASFVRVSSEMPFFPGAQWAVDYVRSGALGRVIEAKCTFLHASDLDTAKPLNWKRQKQFCGEAGVMNDLGMHTWHVPLRLGWVPERLVGVLQDIVTERPGPDGTPVPCDTWDNAVIHSWTTHDGAPFVLTTETKRIAPGEKNTWEFEAIGMDGGVRFSTKNPKSVEVFAVVDVPGVGREQSWQRIDAGSQAVWPTVTGANFETGFSDSILQMWAAFLAEFAGELGERFGTVRPEEAALTHRIFSAAIASHEQATLVPLER